The following proteins are co-located in the Lacticaseibacillus paracasei subsp. paracasei genome:
- a CDS encoding TetR/AcrR family transcriptional regulator, with product MVGISHDTDQRILEQAMNMIRENGEDQLSLRKLARAIGLTTGAFYKHFATKDALLRAVTQLLSQREEAEMAQVLGQITDPEEKLLVMAAEILERFEADPHLMHFLFFNPAARDVLKVEPGQFGFYDQVIQLIKDVLRKRGITIDPQILFIQLWSFIQGYGLLIDSGITSYDPNLVRKTLKDLLEVSND from the coding sequence TTGGTAGGAATCAGTCATGATACGGACCAACGTATTTTAGAACAAGCGATGAATATGATTCGTGAAAATGGTGAAGATCAGCTATCTTTACGAAAATTGGCACGGGCCATCGGATTGACAACTGGCGCTTTCTACAAGCATTTTGCAACCAAGGACGCTCTATTGCGCGCTGTTACCCAGCTTCTGTCACAGCGAGAGGAGGCAGAGATGGCGCAAGTGCTGGGGCAAATCACCGATCCAGAAGAAAAACTTTTGGTGATGGCTGCCGAAATTTTAGAGCGGTTTGAAGCAGATCCGCATTTGATGCACTTTTTGTTTTTCAATCCAGCAGCTCGCGATGTGTTGAAAGTCGAACCTGGGCAATTCGGATTTTACGATCAAGTGATCCAACTAATAAAAGACGTACTCCGCAAACGCGGGATCACTATTGACCCCCAGATTCTTTTTATCCAGTTGTGGTCATTTATTCAAGGATACGGTTTGTTAATTGATAGTGGCATTACGAGTTATGATCCTAATCTGGTGCGTAAAACATTGAAGGATCTATTGGAGGTTTCAAATGACTAA
- a CDS encoding N-formylglutamate amidohydrolase yields MSENEQLSATYELLHADAASPVMISLPHSGTWIPADMRKHLLPTAVLANTDWFLPALYDFLPQTGFTTLINRVNRYVADPNRAVTLDLDHDYRSATIYQRNTFNHPLYARPLPPETLQSRLRTYYWPYRHALTMILKQKQAKFGHAYLIDLHSFAQYPHYPGIKPKTIVLGNDHDRTTSKIFRQTLSAAFVAHDFTVENNFPFRGGDITRYYGHQPNITAIQIELRYDQYIDQRSFREEVLTRHQTDLFCKAQDRLRFLRDFLKQLR; encoded by the coding sequence ATGAGCGAAAACGAACAACTGTCAGCTACCTATGAGTTACTGCATGCAGACGCAGCATCTCCTGTTATGATTAGTTTGCCGCACAGTGGTACTTGGATCCCGGCTGACATGCGTAAGCATTTATTGCCAACGGCTGTGTTGGCCAATACCGACTGGTTCTTGCCTGCGCTTTATGACTTCCTGCCGCAAACCGGCTTCACGACGCTGATTAATCGTGTTAATCGCTATGTCGCCGATCCCAATCGTGCTGTTACCTTAGATTTAGATCACGATTATCGTTCTGCCACAATTTATCAGCGAAATACGTTCAACCATCCTCTATACGCGCGGCCGCTACCGCCAGAAACACTGCAATCACGGTTGAGAACCTATTATTGGCCGTATCGTCACGCCCTAACAATGATTTTAAAGCAAAAACAGGCAAAATTTGGCCATGCTTACTTAATTGACTTGCATAGTTTTGCCCAATATCCTCATTACCCTGGTATCAAGCCAAAAACAATCGTGTTAGGCAATGACCATGACCGAACAACTAGTAAAATTTTTCGACAAACGCTATCCGCCGCGTTTGTCGCACATGATTTCACAGTTGAAAATAACTTTCCATTTCGTGGCGGCGACATAACGCGCTACTACGGCCATCAACCTAATATCACCGCCATTCAAATTGAGCTACGATACGATCAATACATTGACCAGCGCTCATTTAGAGAAGAAGTGTTGACTCGGCATCAGACTGATTTATTTTGCAAAGCGCAAGATAGATTGCGATTTTTGCGGGACTTTCTGAAACAGTTACGATAA